One segment of Podospora pseudopauciseta strain CBS 411.78 chromosome 5 map unlocalized CBS411.78m_5.2, whole genome shotgun sequence DNA contains the following:
- a CDS encoding uncharacterized protein (EggNog:ENOG503P6TQ) gives MSTDWTNDPKAAEKTLQDSLEAELKTHPDRFLRTAKADGKVTFNGDKSPFYAIQAYVWCGMLYPDNDADFQKKLPQSRFKPLELVLPKIYEDTKDALVAVSSSCHKFSSGPMEGVLKKYAVNAKTSLGADDGLGAQLKTLTSDKYKNKESIDEDFEAAKELAKERLEELKSDAKEKEEQSDKLRKDLQDVRFILMFGMGEKELITDLSDFLSETEVNKKQVTAVNDKYLSPVTDSEGKHYKNAMVYLNHELEGLQKKLKDAKDEADNHSKELKEEGDPKGWKFWVNVLSGPTGTWNLYQKLKDFKDALDKWSTQNKETEDVLKCQTTVTALEAQIDDLITRMTKAVEGIRLIQDTFRHLGESLDPVIKAIDKIEKGTSSPLQAIRKSNISHGIQDAVTKYEEIIKEAEDFAKASQIKVIDA, from the exons ATGTCAACCGACTGGACCAACGACCCCAAGGCAGCAGAGAAGACCTTGCAAGACTCTCTCGAGGCTGAACTCAAAACGCACCCGGATCGTTTCCTCAGAACGGCGAAGGCAGACGGCAAGGTCACTTTCAATGGCGACAAGAGCCCATTCTACG CCATCCAAGCATATGTCTGGTGCGGAATGCTGTACCCCGACAATGATGCCGACTTCCAGAAGAAGCTTCCTCAATCCCGGTTCAAGCCTTTGGAATTGGTCCTTCCCAAGATCTACGAG GATACCAAAGATGCTCTCGTCGCTGTTTCTTCCTCGTGCCACAAGTTCAGCAGTGGGCCCATGGAGGGCGTCT TGAAGAAATACGCCGTCAACGCCAAGACCTCCCTCGGAGCCGACGATGGCCTCGGCGCGCAGCTCAAGACGCTGACGTCGGACAAGTACAAGAACAAGGAGAGCATTGACGAGGACTTCGAAGCAGCGAAGGAGCTCGCGAAAGAAAGActggaggagctcaagtcggacgccaaggagaaggaagagcagAGTGACAAGTTGAGGAAAGACCTTCAAGACGTGAGATTCATCTTGAtgtttgggatgggagagaaagaaCTTATCACTGACCTGTCGGAT TTCCTCAGCGAAACCGAGGTCAACAAGAAACAGGTCACCGCTGTGAATGACAAGTATCTAAGCCCGGTGACGGATTCCGAGGGGAAGCATTACAAGAATGCGATGGTGTACTTGAACCATGAACTGGAAGGCTTgcagaagaagctcaaggacGCCAAGGATGAGGCGGATAATCACAGCAAGGAGTTG aaagaggaaggagaccCCAAGGGTTGGAAGTTCTGGGTCAATGTGCTCAGCGGCCCTACGGGTACTTGGAACCTGTACCAGAAGCTCAAAGACTTCAAGGATGCGTTGGACAAGTGGTCCACCCAGAACAAGGAGACGGAGGATGTTCTCAAATGCCAGACTACTGTCACGGCCTTGGAGGCTCAGATTGATGATTTGATCACCAGGATGAcaaaggcggtggaggggatcCGGTTGATTCAGGACACCTTCCGGCATTTGGGAGAGTCTCTGGACCCTGTTATCAAGGCCATTGACAAGATTGAGAAGGGCACGAGTTCACCGTTGCAGGCTATCCGGAAGTCCAACATCAGCCATGGCATTCAGGATGCCGTCACAAAGTATGAGGAG ATTATCAAGGAAGCCGAAGACTTTGCTAAGGCATCTCAGATCAAGGTCATTGATGCTTAG
- a CDS encoding uncharacterized protein (COG:S; EggNog:ENOG503P0P9) → MASIPDFQIQIESPGGEPFPSISSKTLGSDVGKATLSKLRGLCRIPKKYAFSTNGKNALSDSTSLNDYIHLTLDNLASLSPEAKATEKVEGAPAAETEEKPKLKGVPFVTVHLVSTVMASKPQENVPQSTVISDLKNLLGSAGKGVDGGKLGNTAELLGKLDSLQQIHATAAISRDYTEPADLTETQWENTLFNNRILHGYTYMPGTGLLVKAPKRAFSIRRPLQAPSPDLGEVAKAPVPEEKALDKTSDKKVVKEYLNTVPGIPSFYIDDDSKVTVTETRTAFQRSMAREGFSSTAIEANVSGSPFGKSISASAALSDENSYSKKNLAEETDFTLEVAYKFPRVAIDLSPRYLQLSDECEEAIKNIKSDYDKVQFINDYGDAFPTKVVLGGFLRSSRQVKVKTNEQLDAAKEETKKAAGLSFASPQVSFGVNYTKTTSDTTTTTQGQTIGNAALTWEARGGDTVLCSNPSAWASTVKDYRYWRITEQSQTVSLVRIIDGIDPNMAHKVEFPNQNDNKLPDNGDLPESELIDKATNLLMGPPSSVPMQIVLKAYREDTDKKGYHAWLKKEHSAEYDDLEIKDPGPGWDNLTDSCKTYYIIYVYEAKDKKILT, encoded by the exons atggcttcCATCCCCGATTTTCAAATCCAAATCGAAAGCCCAGGCGGCGAGCCGTTCCCTTCCATCTCTAGCAAGACGCTGGGTTCCGATGTGGGAAAAGCAACGTTGTCCAAGCTCAGGGGCCTTTGCCGCAT CCCAAAGAAATACGCCTTCAGCACCAATGGCAAAAATGCCCTCTCCGACAGCACGTCTCTCAATGACTACATCCACTTGACCCTTGAC AACCTTGCCAGCCTTTCTCCCGAAGCAAAGGCCACCGAGAAAGTAGAGGGAGCACCAGCTGCTGAGACGGAGGAAAAGCCCAAGCTCAAGGGTGTTCCCTTCGTCACGGTTCATCTCGTCTCCACGGTCATGGCCAGCAAGCCACAGGAGAACGTCCCGCAATCCACTGTGATCTCTGATCTCAAAAACCTACTCGGAAGCGCTGGCAAAGGAGTTGATGGCGGCAAACTCGGGAATACCGCCGAGTTGTTGGGAAAGCTTGACTCTCTGCAGCAAATTCACGCGACGGCAGCTAT TTCCAGGGACTATACCGAACCCGCCGATTTGACTGAGACGCAGTGGGAGAATACCCTGTTCAATAATCGGATTCTGCATGGCTACACCTACATGCCAGGCACCGGGCTCTTGGTCAAGGCCCCCAAGAGAG CCTTCTCAATCCGTCGTCCGCTCCAGGCACCTTCTCCAGATCTCGGCGAAGTAGCGAAAGCCCCAGTGCCAGAGGAAAAGGCACTCGACAAGACGAGCGACaagaaggtggtgaaggaaTATCTG AACACTGTCCCAGGCATTCCATCTTTCTACATCGATGACGACTCCAAAGTCACCGTCACCGAAACCAGGACTGCGTTCCAACGGTCCATGGCGCGGGAAGGATTCAGTTCCACAGCTATTGAAGCAAATGT AAGCGGGAGCCCGTTTGGCAAGTCGATCTCTGCTTCCGCGGCCCTCTCCGACGAGAATTCCTACAGCAAGAAGAATCTCGCTGAAGAGACCGACTTTACCTTGGAGGTCGCTTACAAG TTCCCCCGCGTAGCCATAGACCTTTCCCCCCGCTACCTCCAGCTCTCCGACGAGTGCGAGGAAGCAATCAAGAACATCAAGAGCGACTACGACAAAGTCCAGTTCATCAATGACTACG GTGACGCATTCCCAACCAAGGTCGTCCTTGGCGGTTTCCTCCGCAGCAGCCGCCAAGTCAAAGTCAAGACCAACGAGCAACTCGATGCAGCCAAGGAAGAGACCAAGAAGGCCGCCGGCCTCAGTTTTGCCTCGCCCCAAGTGAGCTTTGGGGTGAACTACACCAAGACCACCAGTGAcaccacgacgacgacccaGGGCCAGACGATCGGGAACGCTGCCTTGACCTGGGAGGCGCGTGGTGGAGACACTGTGCTTTGTTCCAA CCCATCTGCCTGGGCCTCAACCGTAAAGGACTACCGCTACTGGCGCATCACCGAG CAATCCCAAACCGTCTCCCTCGTCCGCATAATAGACGGCATAGACCCCAACATGGCCCACAAAGTCGAATTCCCCAACCAAAATGACAACAAGCTCCCCGACAACGGGGATCTCCCCGAGTCAGAGCTCATCGACAaagccaccaacctcctcatggGACCCCCCAGCTCAGTGCCAATGCAAATCGTCCTCAAGGCCTACCGGGAAGACACGGACAAGAAGGGCTACCACGCCTggctgaagaaggagcatTCAGCCGAGTACGACGACCTGGAGATCAAAGACCCGGGGCCTGGCTGGGACAACCTGACGGATAGTTGCAAGACTTATTACATCATCTATGTGTACGAGGCGAAGGATAAGAAGATTCTTACTTGA
- the PRA1 gene encoding Prenylated Rab acceptor protein 1 (COG:S; EggNog:ENOG503NVTQ), translated as MRSSTLLTLLTAAAAVSASPLGRQEITTTTTTTIISNTGSSSTTPAFPIHSSCNSTLSHQLTRAFDETVTLASVARDHLLEHGQSSPFVKKYFGPNSTTIAPLGVLSRVASAARGKMLFRCDDPDRNCATQEGWAGHWRGSNATQETVICDLSFAPGKRRWLDQVCGLGYTVKEGATNLFWATDLLHRTFHVPQVTEDAVHHYADGWDEVLGMAEGGDERSGFDSDALIYFAVDVYAYEVAEPGRGCGGYEMGN; from the coding sequence atgcGCTCCTCCactctcctcaccctcctcaccgcaGCCGCCGCCGTGTCAGCCTCCCCCTTGGGCCGCCAggagatcaccaccaccaccaccaccaccatcatctccaacaccggctcctcctccaccacccccgccttcCCAATCCATTCGAGCTGCaactccaccctctcccaccagcTCACCCGCGCCTTTGACGAGACCGTCACCCTCGCCTCCGTCGCCCGCGATCATCTACTCGAGCACGGACAGTCATCCCCCTTTGTCAAGAAGTACTTCGGgcccaactccaccaccatcgcccccCTAGGGGTCCTCTCCCGCGTCGCCTCCGCCGCGAGAGGGAAAATGCTCTTCCGCTGCGACGACCCAGACCGGAATTGCGCCACCCAAGAAGGCTGGGCCGGCCACTGGCGCGGTTCCAACGCTACGCAAGAAACCGTCATCTGCGACTTGTCTTTTGCCCCGGGGAAGAGAAGGTGGCTGGATCAGGTCTGCGGGTTGGGGTACACCGTCAAGGAGGGGGCCACCAACCTGTTCTGGGCTACCGATTTGCTTCACCGGACTTTTCACGTCCCTCAGGTGACCGAGGATGCGGTGCACCATTATGCTGATGGGTGGGATGAGGTTCTGGGCATGGCcgaggggggggatgagaggAGTGGGTTTGATAGTGATGCGTTGATTTATTTCGCGGTTGATGTTTATGCGTATGAGGTTGCTGagccggggagggggtgtgggggGTATGAGATGGGGAATTGA
- a CDS encoding uncharacterized protein (COG:Q; EggNog:ENOG503NXJW) has translation MTFSDPIWSKQETPVWIKLNKAEYLKACVKEGLRLFFGALRGSARRNLVAPIVYKDWVIPSGTPVGMSAWMLNTDPEVYPDPLAFRPERWLPGNHKPEMDRNFASLGRGSRTCLGIHLVYVFMKHLLVAMFGPGDRPELTLYETEESDVATTVSGLSGLAKRGARGLRVVVEWMSAC, from the exons ATGACCTTCTCGGACCCGATATGGTCAAAGCAGGAGACGCCGGTTTGGATAAAGCTCAACAAAGCAGAGTATCTCAAGGCTTGTGTCAAGGAAGGACTTCG CCTCTTCTTCGGAGCCCTGCGCGGGTCAGCCAGACGAAACCTCGTCGCCCCGATCGTATACAAAGACTGGGTTATCCCCTCCGGTACACCAGTGGGCATGTCTGCCTGGATGTTGAACACCGATCCTGAGGTCTATCCTGATCCTCTCGCCTTCCGCCCAGAGCGGTGGTTACCAGGGAATCACAAGCCGGAAATGGACAGGAATTTTGCAAGCTTGGGTAGGGGTTCCAGGACATGTTTGGGGATTCATCTGGTTTATGTCTTCATGAAACATCTCCTGGTTGCAATGTTCGGACCGGGGGATCGGCCGGAACTGACGTTGTATGAGACGGAGGAGTCGGATGTTGCCACCACAGTCTCTGGGCTTTCGGGGTTGGCGAAGAGGGGGGCtagggggttgagggtggttgTGGAGTGGATGAGTGCTTGTTAA
- a CDS encoding uncharacterized protein (COG:Q; EggNog:ENOG503NXJW), with the protein MEDLFTVVSADLVAAVSFDDAVDLTETDELQLRGSIYSALQTVARVSAWLNHFSWVTGLINAIPTTLLLRLAPAMATNNRLYLLVKKQFDSSRAARISTSKTTVTTSDDELTDELLSPDTKLIAHLLNSNLPPHERTPERVCAEILTIFMATIFNIPRVMMVTTYHILANSDTK; encoded by the exons ATGGAAGACCTGTTTACAGTCGTATCCGCTGATCTGGTGGCCGCTGTCAGTTTTGATGATGCGGTAGATTTGACGGAGACTGATGAACTACAACTTCGGGGCTCAAT CTACTCAGCCCTCCAAACAGTGGCTCGGGTTTCGGCTTGGTTGAATCATTTCTCCTGGGTTACGGGTCTAATCAACGCCATCCCCACAACTCTCCTCTTGCGGCTGGCCCCGGCGATGGCAACGAATAATCGCTTGTATTTG CTCGTTAAAAAGCAATTTGACTCCTCCCGTGCCGCGCGCATCTCGACGTCCAAGACCACTGTCACCACCTCAGACGACGAATTGACAGACGAACTTCTCAGTCCCGACACCAAGCTCATTGCCCATCTTCTGAATAGCAACCTACCCCCACACGAAAGGACTCCCGAGAGGGTCTGCGCGGAGATCCTCACAATATTCATGGCGACCATCTTCAACATACCACGGGTAATGATGGTGACTACATATCATATCTTGGCCAATTCAGACACCAAGTAG
- a CDS encoding uncharacterized protein (COG:Q; EggNog:ENOG503NXJW) codes for MNQLEVSLGRLAEYRVFSAASTMLEQLSGLMEAAPPLPVVVLACLGVYLSGVSLSRLYLSPLSRFPGPKLAAGPIIRINPWELHASDPVLFSQIYSSGVKHRIEKYAWSQQGLRLIDNSHILTESHELHKLRRKPLATFFSSRNTDNMEPIIWQISQ; via the exons ATGAACCAATTAGAAGTGTCCTTAGGAAGGCTTGCAGAATACCG CGTCTTCTCAGCGGCGTCAACCATGCTGGAGCAACTCAGTGGTTTGATGGAGGCAGCCCCGCCACTACCAGTCGTTGTGCTAGCTTGCCTCGGGGTTTACCTCAGTGGCGTGTCATTATCCCGACTTTACCTTTCCCCGCTTTCCCGTTTTCCAGGCCCCAAACTTGCAGCGG GCCCCATCATCAGGATCAACCCCTGGGAGCTCCATGCCAGCGACCCAGTGTTGTTTTCTCAGATCTACTCATCTGGTGTCAAGCATCGTATCGAGAAATATGCCTGGTCTCAGCAAGGGCTGCGTTTGATTGACAACTCCCACATTCTGACCGAGTCACATGAGCTACACAAACTGCGACGAAAGCCTCTTGCGACATTCTTCTCTTCAAGAAACACCGATAATATGGAGCCGATTATTTGGCAGATCTCACAGTGA
- a CDS encoding uncharacterized protein (COG:S; EggNog:ENOG503PC1B), protein MSSVVVRAAIDGQRLIADIVLVYPVWKDFNNGQVTVTGVGIYDESEDFIAPVDFNARYDDDGYDKPRADEVLLERKDPIQGRYGFAMHAACWALLEEGMGPANTVPVKRVFQILDSLPERLGLFQLDCGIGSGANEACLPWEPCLPLQSPGGPPSSSEPTAPAATDVRRNDDTARGARANRDHIVERVKALVDIVRLHHEVQELVSPWNEASEADDKRWRMVAGSLECSTNEIIYPHHVGCRELFHNTISVPEDISQVSVSNIRDGQFWTQFGGPDGAYLEHLTRVSFYDSSRLVLSMTATIFRLSIHHLGGR, encoded by the coding sequence ATGAGTTCCGTGGTGGTACGTGCCGCTATTGATGGACAAAGACTGATAGCTGACATCGTGCTTGTGTATCCAGTATGGAAAGATTTCAACAATGGCCAAGTCACGGTAACTGGGGTTGGCATCTACGACGAATCTGAGGACTTCATCGCTCCGGTGGATTTCAATGCTCGATACGATGATGACGGATATGACAAGCCTAGAGCCGACGAAGTTTTGCTAGAACGGAAGGATCCCATCCAGGGCAGGTACGGATTTGCCATGCACGCTGCTTGCTGGGCGCTACTAGAAGAAGGGATGGGGCCCGCCAACACCGTCCCTGTCAAGAGAGTATTTCAGATTCTCGACTCGCTTCCTGAAAGACTAGGACTTTTCCAACTTGATTGTGGCATCGGTTCCGGAGCCAACGAGGCATGCCTTCCTTGGGAGCCTTGTCTTCCTTTGCAGTCGCCGGGCGgcccaccatcatcttctgAGCCAACCGCTCCAGCTGCGACTGATGTGAGACGCAATGATGATACAGCTCGCGGGGCCCGCGCCAACCGAGATCATATCGTGGAGCGTGTCAAGGCACTTGTCGATATCGTGCGGCTACATCATGAAGTCCAAGAACTGGTTTCACCTTGGAACGAGGCCTCTGAGGCTGACGACAAACGTTGGCGCATGGTAGCTGGAAGTCTGGAGTGTAGTACCAATGAGATCATATATCCTCATCATGTTGGTTGTCGAGAGCTATTCCATAACACGATTTCCGTCCCTGAAGATATCTCACAGGTATCGGTGTCCAACATCCGAGATGGGCAGTTTTGGACCCAGTTTGGGGGTCCAGACGGGGCTTATCTGGAACACCTGACTCGAGTGTCATTCTACGACTCTTCCCGTTTGGTCTTGAGTATGACAGCAACGATATTCCGGCTGTCCATACATCATTTGGGAGGGCGGTAA